One segment of Nostoc piscinale CENA21 DNA contains the following:
- a CDS encoding mechanosensitive ion channel family protein, with translation MNIANIAIIIGEVIFVLIIFWLLNWLIGIIFKQLAKVNWLQERTANITFLRRGVSRILMLISVVLCLALVGVNGMIIYRGENVQEFQLNLIRTLPTQFWVNLVTASLKTISLLLLVKFSIPPLSRGIDWVCDYAKKADQIKANDESVEAFFQTFKRIIIHSIWIATAILCANFLYLPAIVTKYLFIALKIYITISVGLLIVKAVATIVDTLDALSLKFSHSNNLLRLYERLRHLIPLFKKCLEYVLYVGIVNLVLPEIEPIAWINAYTPRVVQIIGVFFLSNALIEVAYFLLDEFYLRTTNVNDSQRQKRLTLIPLIRSFAKYFIYFTAGVTILKLIGIDPAPILAGAGIVGIAVGLGAQNLINDVVCGFLILFENYYLVGDYIEAGKMEERSVEGIVEAIELRTTHVRHPDGQLQIIRNGDIGSIINFSKQYIYARVEFSVSYDCNLDHVYRVVEKVGQQLKTEEADVLEPTRVAGIEHFGEDNLLLLTLTKVKPGKHLHIQRVLRKILKDNFNQAEIEICGFAKN, from the coding sequence ATGAATATAGCAAACATAGCAATTATTATTGGTGAAGTCATATTTGTATTAATTATTTTTTGGCTATTAAATTGGCTAATTGGTATTATTTTTAAACAGTTAGCTAAAGTTAATTGGTTGCAAGAAAGAACTGCAAACATCACCTTTTTACGTCGCGGTGTCAGCAGAATTTTAATGCTGATTTCTGTGGTGCTATGTTTGGCACTGGTTGGCGTGAATGGGATGATAATTTATCGAGGGGAAAATGTTCAAGAATTTCAACTTAATTTGATTCGCACTCTTCCCACACAATTTTGGGTTAATCTGGTCACTGCAAGTTTAAAGACTATCAGTTTGCTATTGCTGGTTAAATTTAGCATACCACCTTTAAGCCGTGGCATAGATTGGGTTTGTGACTACGCAAAGAAAGCCGATCAAATCAAAGCTAATGATGAGAGTGTCGAGGCGTTTTTCCAGACTTTCAAAAGAATTATTATTCATAGTATATGGATAGCTACTGCTATTTTATGTGCTAATTTTTTGTATCTTCCTGCAATTGTTACTAAATATCTATTTATTGCTTTAAAAATATATATCACTATTTCAGTTGGATTATTAATTGTCAAAGCTGTTGCGACTATTGTTGATACTCTTGATGCTCTCAGTCTCAAGTTTTCTCATTCTAACAATCTGCTGCGCCTATATGAACGGTTACGCCACTTAATTCCCTTATTTAAAAAATGTTTAGAATATGTCCTTTATGTTGGGATTGTAAATCTCGTTCTCCCAGAAATAGAGCCTATTGCTTGGATAAATGCTTATACTCCTAGAGTTGTTCAAATTATTGGGGTTTTCTTTCTCAGCAATGCTTTGATAGAAGTTGCTTACTTTTTACTAGATGAGTTCTATTTAAGAACCACGAATGTCAACGACTCACAGCGACAAAAACGGCTGACACTGATTCCCTTAATTCGGAGTTTCGCCAAATATTTTATTTATTTTACTGCCGGAGTGACTATCCTCAAACTGATTGGCATTGATCCTGCGCCAATATTAGCAGGTGCGGGAATTGTTGGTATAGCAGTTGGGCTGGGGGCGCAAAATCTAATTAATGATGTTGTTTGTGGATTTTTGATTTTATTTGAAAACTATTACTTGGTAGGTGACTATATCGAAGCCGGAAAAATGGAAGAAAGAAGTGTAGAGGGAATTGTTGAAGCCATTGAACTACGAACTACTCATGTCCGACATCCTGATGGACAATTGCAGATTATTCGCAATGGAGATATAGGTTCAATTATCAATTTTTCAAAGCAATATATATATGCAAGAGTAGAATTTAGTGTTTCTTACGATTGTAATTTAGATCATGTATATCGAGTGGTGGAAAAGGTAGGACAGCAGTTAAAAACGGAAGAAGCTGATGTTTTAGAACCAACGCGAGTAGCTGGAATAGAACATTTTGGTGAGGATAACTTATTGTTGCTGACGCTGACAAAAGTTAAGCCAGGAAAGCATCTGCATATTCAGCGTGTGCTGCGTAAGATATTGAAGGATAATTTTAATCAGGCAGAAATTGAAATTTGCGGTTTTGCTAAAAATTAG
- a CDS encoding S-methyl-5'-thioadenosine phosphorylase — translation MLNPKIGIIGGSGLYKMAALQDVEEVQIETPFGSPSDAVIVGTLEGTKVAFLARHGRNHTLLPSELPFRANIYAMKKLGVEYLISASAVGSLKAEAKPLDMVIPDQFIDRTKNRISTFFGEGVVAHIAFGDPICHNLAGVLAEAIASLNLPDVTLHRGGTYICMEGPAFSTKAESNIYRSWGATVIGMTNLPEAKLAREAEIAYATLALVTDYDCWHPDHDSVTVEMVIGNLQRNAVNAQKVIQETVRRLSENPPPSDAHSALKYAILTQLDKAPTATKEKLHLLLQKYL, via the coding sequence ATGCTTAACCCTAAGATTGGCATTATTGGTGGTAGTGGACTATATAAAATGGCCGCTTTGCAGGATGTAGAAGAAGTGCAAATCGAAACACCCTTCGGTTCCCCTTCCGATGCTGTAATTGTGGGGACACTAGAAGGAACAAAGGTAGCTTTTTTGGCGCGTCATGGGCGGAATCATACCTTATTACCTTCCGAATTACCTTTTCGGGCCAACATCTATGCAATGAAAAAATTAGGTGTAGAGTATTTAATTTCTGCTAGTGCGGTGGGTTCTTTAAAAGCCGAAGCCAAACCACTAGATATGGTTATCCCAGACCAGTTTATCGACCGGACAAAGAATCGCATTTCCACCTTTTTTGGCGAAGGAGTTGTGGCTCACATTGCCTTTGGTGATCCGATTTGTCACAATTTAGCTGGAGTTTTAGCAGAGGCGATCGCATCTCTTAATTTACCAGATGTCACCCTGCATCGCGGCGGCACATATATCTGTATGGAAGGGCCAGCATTTTCCACCAAAGCCGAATCTAACATTTACCGCAGTTGGGGCGCAACAGTAATTGGTATGACCAACTTACCAGAAGCCAAACTAGCCAGAGAAGCCGAAATCGCCTACGCAACCTTAGCATTAGTCACAGATTACGATTGTTGGCATCCAGATCATGATAGCGTCACCGTCGAGATGGTAATTGGTAACTTGCAACGCAACGCCGTCAACGCCCAAAAAGTTATTCAAGAAACAGTCCGACGTTTAAGTGAAAATCCCCCACCCAGTGACGCACACTCAGCCTTGAAATATGCAATTTTGACTCAGTTAGATAAAGCACCAACAGCAACCAAAGAAAAATTACATCTATTGTTACAAAAGTATTTATAA
- the map gene encoding type I methionyl aminopeptidase, which yields MNIFSNLLSQPVKVTPSPKQRRGIEIKSPREIEIMRQSARIVATVLKEISELVKPGMTTADLDAYAEKRIREMDATPSFKGYHGFKGSICSSINNEVVHGIPSPKKVIRAGDVLKVDTGAYYQGFHGDSCITIAVGEVTPEAARLIRVAEEALYKGIEQVKAGAYLLDLAGAIEDHVKANGYSVVEEFTGHGVGRNLHEEPSVFNFRTRDMPNVKLRAGMTLAIEPILNAGSKHTRTLADRWTAVTVDNSLSAQFEHTVLVTETGYEILTDRTKV from the coding sequence ATGAACATTTTTAGCAACTTGCTTTCTCAACCAGTTAAAGTCACACCGTCACCAAAACAGCGTCGGGGAATTGAAATCAAATCGCCGCGTGAAATTGAAATTATGCGGCAATCCGCGAGAATTGTCGCCACAGTGTTGAAAGAAATTTCTGAACTGGTCAAACCAGGAATGACAACAGCAGACTTGGATGCTTACGCGGAAAAGCGCATCCGGGAAATGGACGCAACACCCAGTTTCAAAGGATACCACGGTTTTAAAGGCTCTATTTGTTCCAGTATCAACAATGAAGTAGTGCATGGTATCCCTAGTCCTAAAAAAGTCATTCGTGCTGGGGATGTCTTAAAAGTAGATACGGGTGCTTATTACCAAGGTTTTCACGGCGATTCTTGCATTACAATTGCTGTTGGTGAAGTCACTCCAGAAGCCGCTAGACTGATTCGTGTAGCTGAAGAAGCTTTATACAAAGGGATAGAACAAGTGAAAGCAGGTGCATATCTGCTTGACTTGGCAGGAGCTATAGAAGACCATGTAAAAGCCAATGGTTACAGTGTGGTAGAAGAATTCACTGGACATGGCGTTGGTCGTAACTTGCACGAAGAACCATCAGTATTTAACTTCCGCACCAGAGATATGCCAAATGTGAAATTGCGTGCGGGAATGACTTTGGCAATTGAACCAATTTTAAATGCAGGTTCTAAACATACACGCACATTAGCTGACCGTTGGACTGCGGTAACGGTAGATAATTCTCTATCGGCTCAGTTTGAGCATACCGTGTTGGTGACAGAAACTGGTTATGAAATTTTGACAGATCGCACTAAAGTTTAG
- a CDS encoding alpha/beta fold hydrolase, producing MFPSFLPAAVRQLTEPNSIALACSMQSQAIATPLSTQPITTTYVKQGSGGTPILLIHGFDSSVLEFRRLLPLLAENNQTWAVDLLGFGFTDRLQNIAFSPVAIKTHLYYFWKTLIKEPVILVGASMGGAAAIDFTLTYPEVVKKLVLIDSAGLKAGSPLAKFMFPPLDNWATQFLRSPKVRDRISRTAYKNPSLVTLDATCCGGLHLEMPSWHLALIAFTKSGGYSAFRFKQLGQILQPTLILWGDSDKILGTTDAKRFKRAIPNSKLIWIQDSGHIPHLEQSQVTAQHILEFRDES from the coding sequence ATGTTTCCCAGCTTTTTACCAGCCGCAGTTAGGCAATTAACTGAACCAAACTCGATCGCACTAGCTTGTAGTATGCAAAGTCAAGCGATCGCCACTCCTTTATCTACTCAACCAATCACCACCACTTATGTAAAACAAGGCAGTGGTGGCACACCAATTTTACTCATCCACGGTTTTGATAGTTCTGTATTAGAATTTCGCCGACTACTACCACTACTGGCAGAAAATAATCAAACTTGGGCAGTGGATTTACTCGGTTTTGGCTTTACCGACAGACTCCAAAACATAGCATTTAGTCCGGTTGCCATTAAAACCCATCTATATTATTTCTGGAAAACCTTAATTAAGGAGCCTGTAATTTTGGTGGGTGCATCGATGGGAGGTGCAGCCGCCATTGACTTTACTCTCACCTATCCAGAAGTCGTCAAAAAACTGGTGTTAATTGATAGTGCTGGCTTAAAAGCAGGTTCACCTTTAGCAAAATTCATGTTTCCACCCTTAGATAATTGGGCGACACAATTTTTGCGTAGTCCCAAAGTCCGCGATCGCATTTCTCGCACTGCCTATAAAAATCCCAGCCTAGTGACTCTAGATGCTACCTGTTGTGGTGGACTGCATCTAGAAATGCCGAGTTGGCATCTAGCTTTGATTGCTTTTACCAAAAGTGGTGGTTACAGTGCTTTTAGATTTAAGCAACTAGGACAAATTCTGCAACCCACATTAATTCTCTGGGGCGACTCAGATAAAATCTTAGGCACTACAGATGCGAAAAGATTCAAACGTGCCATTCCCAACAGTAAACTCATTTGGATTCAAGACTCTGGTCATATCCCCCATTTAGAACAATCACAAGTTACCGCCCAGCATATTCTCGAATTTCGAGATGAATCATAA
- a CDS encoding carbon dioxide-concentrating mechanism protein CcmK yields MPMAVGVIETLGFPSVLAAADAMVKSAAVTLVYYGLAESGRFVVAVRGQVAEVNRAVEQGINAGEQVKAETVITHYIVPNPPENVETVLPIHFTQKSEPFRIF; encoded by the coding sequence ATGCCAATGGCTGTTGGCGTAATTGAAACTTTAGGTTTTCCATCTGTGTTAGCCGCAGCAGATGCAATGGTGAAATCTGCCGCAGTCACGCTGGTGTATTATGGACTAGCGGAAAGTGGTCGCTTTGTTGTTGCTGTCCGAGGACAAGTTGCTGAAGTCAACAGAGCTGTTGAACAAGGTATAAATGCTGGAGAGCAGGTAAAGGCTGAAACAGTAATCACCCATTATATAGTTCCTAATCCCCCAGAAAATGTGGAAACAGTTCTGCCCATCCACTTCACCCAGAAATCTGAGCCTTTCCGGATCTTCTAA
- a CDS encoding DUF1877 family protein: MSIELSLIKVNYDILNNIESFLIQWAEKYDGGIDDSFEVNNGFPEVLYFLLTGSTDISAAWFSDSKFLVQEISIPNYGNVLLVDALAGGKCLKSLRSHGLIATCLTVEQVQEVAQALSKIAQEDLASRWDALNIFASAERRKIIGSLEKLQPNFKSLEQSVENIEDFSEYFINEFVAYYIDAAKNNLGIVILDCT; the protein is encoded by the coding sequence ATGTCCATTGAACTGAGCCTGATCAAAGTTAATTACGATATACTCAACAACATTGAATCATTTTTAATTCAATGGGCTGAGAAATATGATGGAGGAATTGATGATTCTTTTGAAGTTAATAACGGTTTTCCAGAGGTATTATATTTTCTGCTAACTGGTTCAACTGACATATCAGCAGCATGGTTCAGTGATTCTAAGTTCTTAGTCCAAGAAATATCAATACCGAACTATGGAAATGTTTTGCTAGTCGATGCTTTAGCTGGCGGAAAATGTTTAAAATCATTACGTTCTCATGGACTGATAGCAACTTGTTTAACCGTTGAACAAGTTCAGGAAGTTGCTCAAGCTTTGTCTAAAATTGCTCAAGAAGATTTAGCATCACGTTGGGATGCTTTGAACATATTCGCCAGTGCAGAGCGTCGTAAAATAATTGGTAGTTTGGAGAAATTGCAACCAAATTTTAAGAGCTTGGAACAGTCTGTAGAGAATATTGAAGATTTCTCTGAATATTTTATCAACGAATTTGTTGCTTACTATATTGATGCTGCTAAAAATAATTTGGGAATTGTAATTCTTGATTGTACTTAG
- a CDS encoding cupredoxin domain-containing protein, which yields MKKFLVTTFILLFSLIFGLSFVNFMPSAIAANIPSDLLKQPATEITISLGNAANELKFEPNHLELSAGKRYLLQLKNPSQLKHYFTAKDFADGIWTQKVEAGKVEIKGAIHELELKPGAEAEWVFVPLKSGKYNLRCTIPGHTEAGMTGEIIISNS from the coding sequence ATGAAAAAATTTTTAGTAACAACATTTATACTTCTATTCTCTTTGATATTTGGCCTGAGTTTTGTTAATTTTATGCCGTCAGCCATTGCAGCAAATATTCCTAGCGATTTGCTCAAACAACCAGCTACAGAAATTACAATTAGCTTGGGTAATGCTGCTAACGAACTCAAATTTGAACCAAATCATTTAGAATTAAGCGCAGGTAAACGCTATTTACTGCAACTCAAAAATCCCAGCCAATTAAAGCACTATTTCACTGCTAAAGATTTTGCCGATGGCATTTGGACACAAAAAGTAGAAGCGGGAAAAGTAGAAATTAAAGGCGCTATTCACGAACTAGAACTAAAGCCTGGTGCTGAAGCTGAATGGGTTTTTGTCCCTTTAAAAAGCGGAAAATATAATTTACGCTGTACTATCCCAGGACACACAGAAGCGGGGATGACAGGAGAAATCATCATCAGTAATTCATAA
- a CDS encoding Hsp70 family protein, translating into MAIAIDFGTSNTVIARWNPVTQQAETLSLPGLSIQQSLNPPLIPSLVYVEDAAQSKVLVGQQVRDRGLDLKGESRFFRSFKRGIGAEIQGFLPELDGETVTFEQVGQWFLNQVIAQLATLEGGLDSLVLTVPVDSFEAYRHWLGKVCQSLPVEQVRMLDEPTAAALGYGLADQENLLVIDFGGGTLDLSLVKLDKGAQGNTKPIGFLLKFGNKSLAENTKQKVKMARVLAKAGQNLGGTDIDNWLVDYFAKTQGLAISPLTTRLAEKVKIQLSTQNQASEVYFDDETFESYELNLDRDNLENILKEHAFFERLDESMTNLLQQARRQGIELADINAVLLVGGTAQLPAVQTWVKQYFAPEKIRCEKPFEAIAQGALQLSQGVEIKDFLYHSYGIRYWDRRNQRHSWHPIIKSGQAYPMNQPVELFLGASVENQPSIELIIGELGADTGNTEVYFDGDRLITRRLDSGETTVKPLNDSAGARTIAQLTPPGYPGSDRVKILFQVDEQRFLRITVEDLLTNDTLLENQLVAQLS; encoded by the coding sequence ATGGCGATCGCAATCGATTTTGGTACTAGCAACACAGTCATTGCCCGTTGGAATCCCGTTACCCAACAGGCGGAAACTCTGAGTTTACCTGGTTTATCAATTCAACAAAGTCTCAATCCTCCACTCATCCCCAGCTTGGTGTATGTGGAAGACGCAGCCCAGAGTAAAGTTTTAGTAGGGCAGCAGGTACGCGATCGCGGTTTGGATCTCAAAGGCGAATCTCGATTTTTCCGCAGTTTCAAACGCGGTATCGGCGCAGAAATTCAAGGCTTTTTACCAGAATTAGACGGAGAAACCGTCACCTTTGAACAAGTTGGACAATGGTTTCTCAATCAAGTAATTGCCCAACTCGCAACTTTAGAAGGTGGCTTAGATTCTCTCGTCTTAACTGTCCCCGTTGATAGTTTTGAAGCTTACCGTCACTGGTTAGGAAAAGTTTGTCAAAGCCTCCCAGTCGAACAAGTGCGGATGTTAGATGAACCCACAGCCGCCGCATTGGGTTATGGTTTGGCTGATCAAGAGAATCTTTTAGTAATTGACTTTGGTGGCGGTACTTTAGATTTATCTTTAGTCAAGTTAGATAAAGGCGCACAAGGTAATACTAAACCTATCGGATTCTTGCTCAAATTTGGTAATAAATCGCTGGCGGAAAATACCAAGCAAAAAGTCAAAATGGCGCGGGTGTTGGCAAAAGCTGGGCAGAATTTAGGCGGAACAGATATTGACAATTGGTTAGTTGATTACTTTGCCAAAACTCAAGGCTTGGCGATCAGTCCATTGACAACGAGATTAGCCGAAAAAGTCAAAATTCAGCTATCAACTCAAAACCAAGCAAGTGAAGTTTATTTTGATGATGAAACATTTGAAAGTTACGAATTAAATTTAGACAGGGATAATTTAGAAAATATCCTCAAAGAACACGCATTTTTTGAGCGATTAGATGAGTCAATGACAAATCTGTTGCAACAAGCACGCCGTCAGGGAATTGAATTAGCAGATATTAATGCTGTGTTATTAGTAGGGGGAACTGCTCAATTACCAGCAGTGCAGACATGGGTAAAACAGTATTTTGCGCCAGAAAAAATTCGGTGTGAAAAACCTTTTGAAGCGATCGCCCAAGGTGCATTGCAGTTATCTCAAGGCGTAGAAATCAAAGACTTTCTCTACCACAGCTACGGGATTCGTTACTGGGATCGACGCAATCAACGCCACAGTTGGCATCCGATTATTAAATCAGGGCAAGCTTACCCGATGAATCAACCCGTGGAATTATTTTTAGGCGCATCTGTAGAGAATCAACCCAGCATTGAGTTAATTATTGGGGAATTAGGCGCAGACACAGGTAACACCGAAGTTTATTTTGATGGCGATCGCTTAATTACCCGTCGTCTCGATAGCGGTGAAACTACCGTCAAACCCTTGAATGATAGCGCAGGCGCGAGAACCATTGCTCAACTTACACCACCAGGGTATCCGGGGAGCGATCGCGTGAAAATCCTCTTTCAAGTTGATGAACAACGCTTTTTACGCATCACTGTTGAGGATTTGTTAACGAATGATACCTTGTTAGAAAATCAGCTTGTCGCACAGTTGAGTTAA
- the uvsE gene encoding UV DNA damage repair endonuclease UvsE has protein sequence MTTIECQNLANQQRSPQTILPNLGLVCITASQQVRFKTITRTRYLKLSLEERESTLRQLYQHNLQRLHDALTFCEQNQIRLYRMTSNLFPMNDLEDKIGENLLEEMADELSKVGQRAVALEIRMVLHPDQFVVLSSDSPEVVQTSINILARHARDLDLLGLPRSPWSLMNIHGGKSQRAEKLIQVISQLPEAIKSRLTLENDEYAYSASEILAVCQAAEIPLVFDAHHHICHENLDSYNEPSVATMFEAARKTWKNPDWQLVHISNGETAFKDRKHSDFIHAMPDIYYQAPWIEVEAKRKEEAIAHLRSWWLVGQ, from the coding sequence ATGACCACTATTGAATGCCAAAATCTAGCGAATCAACAGCGATCTCCTCAAACTATTTTGCCAAACTTAGGCTTAGTTTGTATTACAGCTTCTCAGCAAGTCCGCTTTAAAACTATCACACGCACGCGCTACTTAAAACTCTCCCTGGAAGAACGGGAAAGTACCTTGCGACAACTTTATCAGCATAATTTACAGCGGTTACATGATGCTTTGACTTTTTGTGAACAGAATCAAATTCGCCTTTATCGGATGACTTCTAATTTATTTCCCATGAATGATTTAGAAGACAAAATTGGCGAAAATCTCTTAGAAGAAATGGCTGATGAGTTGAGTAAAGTTGGTCAACGCGCAGTTGCACTTGAGATCAGAATGGTGCTGCATCCTGATCAATTCGTAGTGTTGAGTTCTGATTCACCAGAAGTTGTACAAACCAGTATTAATATCTTAGCCAGACACGCGCGGGACTTAGATTTACTTGGTTTACCCCGTTCGCCTTGGTCATTGATGAACATTCATGGCGGTAAATCGCAACGCGCCGAAAAGTTGATACAAGTGATTTCCCAACTACCAGAAGCGATTAAAAGTCGCTTAACTTTAGAAAACGACGAATACGCCTATAGCGCCAGTGAAATTTTAGCAGTGTGCCAAGCAGCCGAAATTCCCTTAGTATTTGATGCCCATCACCATATTTGCCACGAAAATTTAGACAGCTACAATGAGCCGAGTGTGGCTACTATGTTTGAGGCGGCGAGGAAAACTTGGAAAAACCCAGATTGGCAATTAGTTCATATTTCCAACGGTGAAACAGCCTTTAAAGATAGAAAGCACAGCGATTTTATTCATGCTATGCCTGATATTTATTATCAAGCACCGTGGATAGAAGTGGAAGCAAAACGCAAAGAAGAAGCGATCGCCCATTTGCGTAGTTGGTGGCTTGTGGGACAATAA
- a CDS encoding carbon dioxide-concentrating mechanism protein CcmK, with translation MSLQAVGSLETKGFPAVLAAADAMVKAGRVTLVGYIRVGSARFTVNIRGDVSEVKTAMAAGVEAAENVYGGTLESWVIIPRPHENVEAVLPIAYTTEVQQYRDSVENPIIRSGNGR, from the coding sequence ATGTCACTACAGGCAGTTGGTTCGCTGGAAACTAAGGGTTTTCCTGCTGTGTTAGCCGCAGCAGACGCAATGGTAAAAGCTGGCCGAGTTACCCTCGTTGGTTATATCCGAGTTGGTAGCGCACGTTTTACGGTAAATATTCGGGGAGATGTTTCGGAAGTGAAAACCGCGATGGCTGCTGGTGTGGAAGCAGCAGAAAATGTTTATGGAGGTACATTAGAATCTTGGGTAATTATCCCTCGTCCCCATGAAAACGTTGAAGCTGTTTTACCAATTGCTTACACCACAGAAGTACAGCAGTATCGTGACTCTGTGGAAAACCCTATCATCAGGTCTGGTAACGGCAGATAA
- a CDS encoding iron uptake porin, giving the protein MAGLNGGSQIASAQDYTSTETQPSLSLDNQDSSIFPAASIDQGVIENTEPMAQVTSVSQLNDVQPSDWAFTALQSLVERYNCIAGYPNNSFRGDRAVSRYEFAAGMNACLDKINQILAVAAPSAELVTRADLDTIQRLQSEFSSELATLRGRVDSLEARTAALEANQFSTTTKLNGLLIVGVQGRSSNRGDVNPRDGVKDSDDNGTNFNVINFSYLSLTTQLTPRSYLFTGLVAADGTTKPKLSNDFALSYEYPTDNKLTVTDLNYRWLVTDKLAVMVGTEGVNMTNAFRGPVRVESAATGPLSWLAQRNPILDIGFGHGGIAVDWQFAKRASVQALYTSYTPGNPSQRNGLFDGTTTTAVQLLLTPTDTVDLSLYYVNNYASNGCLLTFVGDECLTATNAPLQTNAYGGTLSWQISPRFTVGAWGGYTTSSIPGRSGSVETTNYMVFLNFPDLFAQGNLGGIYVGQPPKITSSTLPVGNNVPDFENTGLGRAGGQPGTTTQIEAFYRFRMTDNIYITPGIIHILEPGHTPDSDPVTIGILRSTFLF; this is encoded by the coding sequence ATGGCGGGATTAAATGGCGGATCACAGATAGCCTCCGCCCAAGATTATACTAGTACTGAAACACAACCAAGTTTAAGTTTAGACAATCAAGATTCTTCAATTTTTCCTGCCGCTTCTATTGATCAGGGTGTAATAGAAAATACCGAACCGATGGCACAAGTTACATCGGTGTCACAATTGAATGATGTCCAGCCTAGTGATTGGGCTTTTACGGCGTTGCAATCTTTAGTAGAACGCTATAACTGCATTGCTGGTTATCCTAATAATTCATTTCGGGGCGATCGCGCTGTCTCTCGCTATGAATTTGCCGCCGGGATGAATGCTTGCTTAGATAAAATCAACCAAATTCTTGCAGTTGCAGCACCCAGCGCCGAACTAGTAACTCGTGCAGATTTAGATACAATCCAACGCTTACAATCAGAATTCAGCAGCGAACTAGCTACCTTGCGGGGACGAGTAGATAGTTTAGAAGCGCGGACTGCGGCACTGGAAGCTAACCAATTTTCTACCACAACTAAACTTAACGGACTGTTAATTGTAGGTGTTCAAGGGCGGAGTTCTAACCGTGGTGATGTTAATCCCAGAGATGGTGTCAAAGACTCAGATGATAATGGCACAAACTTTAATGTTATTAACTTTTCCTACCTGAGTTTAACTACCCAACTCACGCCCCGTAGTTATCTATTTACAGGATTAGTAGCTGCTGACGGTACCACAAAACCTAAATTGAGTAATGACTTTGCCCTGAGTTACGAATATCCCACAGATAACAAATTAACCGTGACTGACTTGAATTATCGCTGGTTAGTCACTGACAAATTAGCGGTTATGGTAGGCACAGAAGGCGTAAATATGACCAACGCTTTCCGTGGCCCCGTTCGAGTCGAGAGTGCAGCTACAGGGCCTTTATCTTGGTTAGCCCAAAGAAACCCAATTTTAGATATAGGCTTTGGTCATGGTGGAATTGCTGTAGACTGGCAATTTGCCAAACGCGCCAGTGTCCAAGCTTTGTATACTAGTTACACTCCAGGGAATCCTAGTCAACGCAATGGTTTGTTTGATGGAACTACGACTACAGCAGTGCAATTGTTATTAACACCGACTGATACTGTTGATTTGAGTTTGTATTACGTTAATAATTATGCTTCTAATGGTTGTTTGCTTACCTTTGTTGGTGATGAATGTTTAACAGCGACTAATGCGCCCTTACAAACCAACGCCTATGGTGGGACACTCAGTTGGCAAATTTCGCCCCGCTTCACTGTCGGTGCGTGGGGTGGTTATACTACTTCTTCTATTCCTGGGCGATCGGGTAGTGTCGAAACGACTAATTACATGGTGTTTTTAAACTTCCCCGATTTATTTGCTCAAGGTAATTTAGGTGGTATTTATGTCGGACAACCACCAAAAATTACTAGTAGCACTTTACCTGTGGGTAATAATGTTCCGGATTTTGAAAATACAGGTTTAGGACGTGCAGGCGGACAACCAGGAACCACCACACAAATTGAAGCTTTTTATCGTTTCCGAATGACAGATAACATCTACATTACACCAGGGATAATTCATATATTGGAACCTGGTCATACACCAGACAGTGACCCAGTTACTATTGGAATTCTCCGCAGTACATTTCTGTTTTAG